A window of the Candidatus Eisenbacteria bacterium genome harbors these coding sequences:
- a CDS encoding 50S ribosomal protein L22 encodes MESRAIARYVRVTPLKADRVLRLIRGMQVDRAQEVLQFTPRPIAKQIGKVLKSAVANATKEAQKNEEKLATDELFVKMAVAGAGPIMKRFLPRAHGRATRFWKRSSHITIVVSNGS; translated from the coding sequence ATGGAATCCAGAGCGATCGCACGCTACGTGCGGGTCACACCGCTGAAGGCCGATCGCGTGCTCCGGTTGATCCGGGGCATGCAGGTCGATCGGGCGCAGGAGGTCTTGCAGTTCACCCCGCGTCCGATCGCCAAGCAGATCGGCAAGGTATTGAAGTCGGCCGTGGCGAACGCGACCAAGGAAGCGCAGAAGAACGAAGAGAAGCTCGCCACGGATGAGCTTTTTGTGAAGATGGCCGTGGCTGGAGCCGGGCCCATCATGAAGCGCTTTCTTCCGAGAGCGCACGGACGGGCGACCCGGTTCTGGAAGAGATCGAGCCACATCACGATCGTCGTTTCGAACGGCAGTTAA
- the rplB gene encoding 50S ribosomal protein L2: PNRSARIALLHYVDGEKRYILAPVGVALGDTLMSGPDVEIREGNSLPLRNIPAGTTIHNLELSPGKGGQIARGAGSECQIMAKEGGVAHVKLPSGEVRMFDLGCYCTVGKVGNLDHENVMIGKAGRQRWLGRRSSSRAVAMNPHDHPMGGGEGRSSGGRHPCTPWGKPTKGYKTRKSKLSDKLIVRRRK; encoded by the coding sequence TCCGAACCGCTCCGCCAGGATCGCGCTGCTGCACTACGTTGACGGAGAGAAGCGCTACATTCTTGCCCCGGTCGGCGTCGCGCTCGGCGACACGCTCATGTCGGGACCGGACGTCGAGATTCGCGAAGGGAACTCCCTCCCGCTGCGCAACATCCCGGCCGGCACGACGATCCACAACCTCGAGTTGAGCCCCGGCAAGGGGGGGCAGATCGCGCGGGGGGCGGGGAGCGAGTGCCAGATCATGGCCAAGGAGGGGGGCGTCGCCCACGTGAAGCTCCCTTCGGGCGAGGTTCGGATGTTCGACCTCGGCTGCTACTGCACCGTCGGCAAGGTCGGGAACCTAGATCACGAGAACGTGATGATCGGCAAGGCCGGAAGGCAGCGCTGGCTCGGGCGGCGCTCGAGCAGCCGCGCGGTGGCGATGAACCCGCACGACCACCCGATGGGTGGAGGCGAGGGTAGGAGCTCGGGAGGCAGGCATCCCTGCACGCCGTGGGGAAAGCCGACGAAGGGGTACAAGACGCGCAAGAGCAAGCTGTCGGACAAGCTGATCGTCCGGCGGCGGAAGTAG
- the rpsS gene encoding 30S ribosomal protein S19: MARSLKKGPYVVESLKKKIDEMNKSKEKKVVRTWARRCTVLPEFVGHTLAVHNGNKFIPIYVSENMVGHKLGEFSPTRQFRGHARTDKTTTPGH, translated from the coding sequence ATGGCCAGATCGCTGAAGAAGGGTCCCTACGTCGTCGAGAGTCTGAAGAAGAAGATCGACGAGATGAACAAGTCCAAAGAGAAGAAGGTGGTCCGAACCTGGGCGCGCCGGTGCACGGTCCTGCCTGAGTTCGTGGGACACACCCTCGCCGTGCACAACGGCAACAAGTTCATCCCGATCTACGTCTCGGAGAACATGGTCGGTCACAAACTCGGCGAGTTCTCCCCCACGCGCCAGTTCCGGGGGCACGCGCGAACAGACAAGACCACGACGCCAGGGCACTGA